In the genome of Microbacterium saperdae, one region contains:
- a CDS encoding CocE/NonD family hydrolase gives MSTEQKIFTPSSSLPAGRTGLLTNFAPGTRTLEAGFQVAPPFRPLPVDMIFEKDVAVELRDGVTIYVDVFRPVGAEKVPVILGWSPYGKAQGTSLSVMGVFGLVGLSNSTVSGLEKFEGPDPAYWCARGYAVCNPDIRGVVDSEGDSVLWDRQDGRDAYDLIEWLAEQDWCSGKVGMTGTSYLAVSQWFTAAEQPPHLAAINPWEGVSDVYRDLVLRGGMPDTGFARQLQEGSFFGKNLKEDILAEVEAHPLFDELWTEKVPEFDEITVPAYIVASYSNTLHTAGTFRAWRRIASEAKWLRIHNGQEWPDYYDQGNVEDLRRFFDHYLKGIDNGWETTPRVRYSVLDLAGGDKVNVSADEFPPAEAISTKLYLDGRTRRLVPDAPAEAAVVTYDVDKNPNAASFLLRFDSATELVGYPKAHLFVEARGADDMDLFVLIQKLDAYGTPLQQFTVPNQSAMAHDLTDHGATILKYKGSDGRLRVSARHLDKNLTTDDVPAHSFDRVEKLTPGEIAEIEIDLLPLGLAFAAGEQLRFIVSARNLLGTLMPGIEEYVPANEGTHIIHTGADHASYLQVPMQNG, from the coding sequence ATGTCCACCGAACAGAAGATCTTCACGCCGTCCTCCTCGCTCCCGGCAGGCCGCACCGGGCTCCTCACGAATTTCGCTCCCGGAACCCGCACGCTGGAAGCCGGTTTCCAGGTCGCACCTCCGTTTCGCCCGCTCCCGGTGGACATGATCTTCGAGAAGGACGTCGCGGTAGAGCTTCGCGACGGTGTGACGATCTATGTCGATGTTTTCCGCCCCGTCGGCGCAGAGAAGGTCCCGGTGATCCTGGGGTGGAGCCCGTACGGCAAAGCACAGGGCACCTCGCTGAGCGTCATGGGCGTTTTCGGGCTCGTCGGACTCTCCAACTCCACCGTCTCCGGTCTCGAGAAGTTCGAGGGACCTGACCCCGCCTACTGGTGCGCCCGGGGATACGCGGTCTGCAACCCCGACATCCGCGGCGTCGTCGACTCTGAGGGCGACAGCGTGCTCTGGGACCGCCAGGACGGGCGCGACGCCTACGACCTCATCGAGTGGCTCGCTGAGCAGGACTGGTGCAGCGGCAAGGTCGGAATGACCGGCACTTCCTACCTGGCCGTCTCCCAGTGGTTCACCGCCGCGGAGCAGCCGCCCCACCTCGCCGCCATCAACCCGTGGGAAGGCGTCAGCGACGTGTACCGCGATCTGGTGCTGCGTGGCGGCATGCCCGACACCGGTTTCGCTCGCCAGCTGCAGGAAGGGAGCTTCTTCGGCAAGAACCTCAAGGAGGACATCCTCGCCGAAGTCGAGGCGCACCCCCTGTTCGACGAGCTCTGGACCGAGAAGGTCCCCGAGTTCGACGAGATCACCGTGCCCGCGTACATCGTCGCGAGCTACTCCAACACCCTTCACACGGCGGGCACGTTCCGCGCCTGGCGGCGCATCGCCTCTGAAGCGAAGTGGCTGCGCATTCACAACGGCCAGGAGTGGCCCGACTACTACGACCAGGGCAACGTCGAAGACCTCCGTCGCTTCTTCGACCACTACCTGAAGGGCATCGACAATGGATGGGAGACGACGCCGCGAGTGCGGTACTCCGTCCTCGACCTCGCCGGAGGAGACAAGGTCAACGTGTCTGCAGACGAGTTTCCCCCGGCCGAGGCGATCTCGACGAAACTCTACCTCGACGGACGCACCCGCCGCCTAGTCCCGGATGCTCCCGCAGAGGCTGCTGTCGTCACATACGACGTCGACAAGAATCCGAACGCCGCATCCTTCCTGCTCCGGTTCGACTCGGCGACGGAACTCGTCGGATACCCGAAGGCCCACTTGTTCGTCGAAGCCCGTGGCGCCGACGACATGGATCTCTTCGTGCTCATCCAGAAGCTCGACGCCTACGGCACGCCTCTGCAGCAGTTCACCGTACCCAACCAGTCCGCGATGGCCCACGACCTCACCGACCACGGCGCGACCATCCTCAAGTACAAGGGATCCGACGGACGGCTCCGCGTCTCCGCTCGCCACCTGGACAAGAACCTCACGACCGACGATGTGCCGGCACACTCTTTCGACCGCGTTGAGAAGCTCACCCCCGGCGAGATCGCCGAGATCGAGATCGACCTGCTCCCGCTCGGCCTCGCCTTCGCGGCAGGCGAGCAGCTCCGATTCATCGTCAGCGCCCGCAACCTGCTGGGAACCCTGATGCCAGGCATCGAGGAGTATGTCCCCGCCAACGAGGGCACACACATCATCCACACGGGCGCCGACCATGCCTCCTACCTCCAAGTGCCCATGCAGAACGGCTGA
- a CDS encoding arylsulfatase translates to MTTELPGSVLPIPDQTYTGPMVMDAKKMEEKLPPIEMKRPPKQAPNVLLVLLDDVGFGASSAFGGPVPMPTAERLAGGGLRYSRFHTTAICSPTRAAMLSGRNHHQVGMGQITETATPSPGYRSTRPNSCVPLPEILRQAGYNTAQFGKCHEVPVWESGPTGPFDHWPAFSGFEKFYGFIGGETNQWTPALIDGVGFVEAPDDPDYHLMPDLADRAIDYINQQKSLTPDKPFFIYFAPGATHAPHHVPKEWIAKHKGRYDQGWDALRAETFERQKALGVIPADAVLTERSQGIPSWDEVPEERRPILAHQMEVYGAFLEYADHHTGRVIDAIEQLDLLDDTLVLFIIGDNGASAEGGLEGAFMLSTAANGGAEYETVEFWQENLDKVGGPEAYNHYAVGWAHAMCTPYQWTKQVASHYGGTRNGTIVHWPAQITGRGEVRDQWHHVIDVAPTILELAGLAQPHTVNGVTQVPMHGTSFAYSFNDATAAERHHTQYFEIMGNRGIYHRGWTAQTRHRTPWDVVSAAPDFSEDVWELYDTTVDWTQSNDLSKEQPEKLAELQQLFLIEATRYNVIPLDDRAAQRMNPEFAGRPTIVQGETLRLYPGMTRLNENVAINVKNRSWSATAEIIVPDDGTLEGAILAQGGRTGGWSFFGEGGKVGFHYNYCGLLRSTALSADPLTPGVHQVRSEFAYAGGGIGRGGTVTLFVDGDQVGTAEVVRTHPMYFSFDEGLDVGCDTGMPAYEGYTTKGGAFSGTIHWAQIDLGLDDHNHLVDPEAWLEAAMRHQ, encoded by the coding sequence ATGACCACGGAACTCCCCGGCAGCGTGTTGCCGATCCCGGACCAGACCTACACCGGTCCGATGGTGATGGACGCGAAGAAGATGGAGGAGAAGCTCCCGCCCATCGAGATGAAGCGCCCGCCGAAGCAGGCCCCGAACGTGCTGCTCGTGCTCCTCGACGACGTCGGATTCGGCGCATCGAGCGCGTTCGGGGGACCGGTGCCGATGCCGACGGCCGAACGCCTCGCCGGCGGAGGACTGCGGTACAGCCGGTTCCACACCACCGCGATCTGCTCTCCCACACGGGCGGCCATGCTGTCCGGCCGCAACCATCACCAGGTCGGCATGGGACAGATCACCGAGACGGCCACGCCATCACCGGGGTACCGTTCGACACGTCCGAACTCGTGTGTTCCGCTGCCGGAGATCCTGCGACAGGCCGGCTACAACACCGCCCAGTTCGGCAAGTGCCACGAGGTGCCGGTGTGGGAGTCCGGTCCGACCGGACCGTTCGACCACTGGCCGGCGTTCAGCGGATTCGAGAAGTTCTACGGTTTCATCGGCGGCGAGACGAATCAGTGGACGCCCGCGCTCATCGACGGCGTCGGCTTCGTGGAGGCACCCGACGACCCGGACTATCACCTGATGCCCGACCTGGCCGATCGGGCCATCGACTACATCAATCAGCAGAAGTCGCTCACCCCCGACAAGCCGTTCTTCATCTACTTCGCACCGGGTGCGACGCATGCTCCGCACCATGTCCCGAAGGAGTGGATCGCGAAGCACAAGGGCAGGTACGACCAGGGATGGGACGCGCTGCGTGCGGAGACCTTCGAGCGGCAGAAGGCGCTCGGCGTCATCCCGGCGGATGCCGTGCTCACCGAGCGCAGTCAGGGGATCCCCTCATGGGATGAGGTCCCTGAGGAGCGGCGGCCCATCCTGGCACACCAGATGGAGGTCTACGGCGCCTTCCTCGAATACGCCGACCATCACACGGGGCGCGTGATCGACGCGATCGAGCAGCTGGATCTCCTGGACGACACCCTCGTGCTGTTCATCATCGGAGACAACGGGGCGTCCGCCGAGGGCGGGCTGGAGGGGGCGTTCATGCTCTCGACGGCCGCGAACGGCGGCGCGGAGTACGAGACCGTGGAGTTCTGGCAGGAGAACCTCGACAAGGTGGGCGGCCCCGAGGCCTACAACCACTACGCGGTCGGGTGGGCGCATGCGATGTGCACGCCCTACCAGTGGACGAAGCAGGTCGCCAGTCACTACGGCGGCACGCGCAACGGCACCATCGTCCACTGGCCGGCACAGATCACCGGCAGGGGAGAGGTGCGCGATCAGTGGCACCACGTCATCGATGTCGCACCGACGATCCTCGAACTCGCGGGTCTGGCCCAGCCGCACACGGTGAACGGCGTGACGCAGGTGCCGATGCACGGGACGTCCTTCGCCTATTCGTTCAACGATGCGACGGCTGCGGAGCGCCATCACACGCAGTACTTCGAGATCATGGGCAATCGCGGGATCTATCACCGCGGATGGACGGCGCAGACCCGTCACCGCACTCCCTGGGACGTCGTCAGCGCTGCGCCGGACTTCTCCGAGGACGTGTGGGAGCTCTACGACACCACGGTCGACTGGACGCAGTCGAACGACCTCTCGAAGGAGCAGCCGGAGAAGCTGGCCGAGTTGCAGCAGCTCTTCCTGATCGAGGCCACGCGCTACAACGTCATCCCGCTCGACGACCGCGCCGCCCAGCGGATGAATCCCGAGTTCGCCGGTCGCCCGACGATCGTGCAGGGGGAGACGCTGCGGCTGTATCCGGGTATGACGAGGCTCAACGAGAACGTCGCGATCAATGTGAAGAACCGGTCCTGGTCGGCGACGGCGGAGATCATCGTGCCCGACGACGGGACGCTGGAGGGCGCCATCCTCGCCCAGGGCGGTCGTACCGGCGGCTGGTCATTCTTCGGTGAAGGCGGAAAGGTGGGCTTCCACTACAACTACTGCGGGCTCCTCCGCAGCACGGCGCTCTCCGCCGACCCGCTGACGCCCGGCGTCCATCAGGTGCGATCCGAGTTCGCGTATGCGGGCGGAGGCATCGGTCGAGGAGGAACGGTCACCCTCTTCGTCGACGGTGATCAGGTCGGCACCGCAGAGGTCGTGCGCACGCACCCGATGTACTTCTCGTTCGACGAGGGCCTCGACGTCGGCTGCGACACCGGGATGCCCGCGTACGAGGGGTACACGACCAAGGGGGGTGCGTTTTCGGGAACGATCCACTGGGCGCAGATCGACCTCGGGCTCGATGACCACAACCACCTCGTGGACCCGGAGGCCTGGCTCGAGGCCGCGATGCGGCACCAGTAA
- a CDS encoding GAP family protein → MTDLVLSLLPLVLGIVMSPLAIMALVAVLVSRRARVNGVMFFVGWTAGVFIGLGASFALLGLLQVHERQEPPLWVPLLRLLLGVLLLLGAVWIYRRGRAHRLAMAQASTPGEVTAAAPQLPGWLKSVESFTPGRSLALGAGIFLLNPVDLSCAVLAALDVRLAGLDTVPSVVVLVVFGAIGVLPIGIPVLLVLVKGEEAAPTLTRIRTWIAGNTSVLNAALVLVIAVLQLQKAISALLAY, encoded by the coding sequence ATGACCGATCTGGTGCTGTCTCTTCTTCCGCTGGTACTCGGAATCGTGATGAGCCCCCTCGCGATCATGGCTCTCGTCGCGGTCCTCGTCTCGCGGCGTGCGCGCGTGAACGGCGTGATGTTCTTCGTGGGATGGACAGCCGGCGTGTTCATCGGCCTGGGCGCGAGCTTCGCGCTGCTGGGGCTGCTCCAGGTCCATGAACGGCAGGAGCCGCCGCTCTGGGTGCCTCTGCTGCGCCTGCTGCTGGGCGTCCTGCTTCTGCTGGGTGCCGTGTGGATCTACCGCCGCGGAAGGGCGCATCGGCTGGCGATGGCCCAGGCATCCACACCCGGCGAGGTCACCGCGGCCGCGCCGCAGCTTCCCGGATGGTTGAAGTCGGTCGAGAGTTTCACTCCCGGACGATCTCTGGCCCTCGGAGCGGGGATCTTCCTGCTGAACCCTGTCGATCTCTCGTGCGCGGTCCTGGCGGCGCTCGACGTCCGCCTCGCCGGGCTCGACACCGTGCCCAGCGTCGTCGTGCTCGTGGTCTTCGGGGCGATCGGAGTGCTGCCGATCGGCATCCCCGTGCTCCTGGTGCTCGTCAAGGGCGAGGAAGCTGCTCCCACACTCACGCGCATCCGCACCTGGATCGCCGGGAACACGAGTGTTCTCAACGCCGCCCTGGTGCTCGTGATCGCGGTGCTCCAGCTGCAGAAGGCGATCTCCGCCCTGCTCGCCTACTGA
- a CDS encoding arylsulfatase, whose product MTDVQRSVLPIPDLAYTGTVTYDATDPDTRFPPIEPVRPPAGSPNVLVVLIDDTGFGASSAFGGPVHTPNFERVAAAGLKYTRFHTTALCSPTRAALLSGRNHHTVGMGGITEIATSAPGYSSVRPNSCAPLAETLKLNGYNTAQFGKCHEVPVWQASAIGPFSGWPTPGNGFEYFYGFIGGETNQWYPAIYENTTPVEPWGTPEEGYHFMGDMTDRAIAWTREQKSLAPDVPSFTYFAPGATHAPHHVPEEWADRYKGRFDQGWDEIRKETFARQLELGVIPADAVLTERSAGIPAWDEMSDLIKPALARQMEVYAGFLEYADHHVGRLLDAYEELGILDDTLVYVIIGDNGASAEGSMHGTTNEGFTINHMNDLETEQYVADHIDDIGTPRSYNHYAVGWAHAMDTPYQWTKQVASHWGGTRNGTIVSWPHGGVEKGGVRHQFSHVIDVAPTVLEAAGIPEPSLVNGVTQRPYEGTAMNYSFAAENAQADEQHETQYFEMLGNRAIYHKGWTAVAKHKDPWAGSSHGLDDDVWELYDVEKDWTQSHDLAAEEPERLAHLQRLFLIQAARFNVLPLDIRSAERMNPDIAGRPQLVVSDSQKFYPGMKRLSENTSINIKNKSWTVTAQVRIPDGEASGVLLAQGGAYGGWSFYAVDGMLAFAYNLLGIDVDIVRSSTQIPADATELRAHFAYDGGGLAKGGTVTLSADGSVIGEGRVKRTIPFQFTFDETVDVGADLASPVSPDYGPTGNAFSGDIEWVRIDLGDDDHSHLIDDEHRLAVAMLKQ is encoded by the coding sequence ATGACCGATGTGCAGCGTTCCGTTCTTCCGATCCCAGATCTGGCCTACACCGGGACGGTCACGTACGACGCGACCGACCCGGACACCCGATTCCCTCCGATCGAGCCGGTGCGTCCGCCCGCAGGCTCTCCGAACGTGCTCGTGGTCCTCATCGACGACACCGGTTTCGGGGCATCGAGCGCGTTCGGGGGACCGGTGCATACGCCGAACTTCGAACGCGTCGCCGCTGCCGGGCTGAAGTATACGCGCTTCCACACCACCGCGTTGTGCTCGCCGACGCGTGCCGCCCTGCTCAGCGGGCGGAACCACCACACGGTCGGGATGGGAGGCATCACAGAGATCGCCACCTCGGCGCCGGGGTACAGCTCGGTGCGACCGAACAGCTGTGCGCCGCTCGCGGAGACCCTGAAGCTCAACGGTTACAACACCGCGCAGTTCGGCAAGTGCCACGAGGTTCCCGTGTGGCAGGCGAGCGCGATCGGGCCGTTCTCGGGATGGCCCACCCCGGGCAACGGGTTCGAGTACTTCTACGGCTTCATCGGCGGCGAGACCAACCAGTGGTATCCGGCGATCTATGAGAACACCACTCCCGTCGAACCGTGGGGAACGCCCGAAGAGGGCTACCACTTCATGGGCGACATGACCGACCGCGCGATCGCGTGGACCCGCGAGCAGAAGTCGCTCGCGCCGGACGTGCCGTCCTTCACCTATTTCGCCCCCGGGGCGACCCACGCCCCGCACCACGTGCCGGAGGAATGGGCAGACAGGTACAAGGGCCGGTTCGATCAGGGATGGGATGAGATCCGCAAGGAGACCTTCGCCCGCCAGCTCGAACTCGGAGTGATACCGGCTGACGCCGTGTTGACCGAACGAAGCGCCGGCATCCCCGCGTGGGACGAGATGAGCGATCTGATCAAACCGGCACTGGCCCGTCAGATGGAGGTATACGCGGGCTTCCTGGAGTACGCAGATCATCACGTGGGGAGGCTCCTCGACGCTTACGAGGAGCTCGGCATCCTCGATGACACGCTCGTCTATGTGATCATCGGCGACAACGGTGCCAGCGCCGAGGGGTCGATGCACGGAACGACGAACGAGGGCTTCACCATCAACCACATGAACGACCTGGAGACCGAGCAGTACGTGGCCGATCACATCGACGACATCGGCACCCCACGGTCGTACAACCACTACGCGGTGGGATGGGCGCATGCGATGGACACGCCGTACCAGTGGACCAAGCAGGTCGCCAGCCATTGGGGAGGCACCCGCAACGGGACGATCGTGAGCTGGCCTCATGGCGGTGTCGAGAAGGGTGGCGTCCGTCACCAGTTCAGCCACGTCATCGATGTCGCACCCACCGTGCTCGAGGCTGCGGGGATCCCCGAACCATCCCTCGTGAACGGCGTGACGCAGCGCCCGTACGAGGGGACCGCGATGAACTACAGTTTCGCCGCGGAGAACGCACAGGCGGACGAGCAGCATGAGACGCAGTACTTCGAGATGCTCGGCAACCGCGCGATCTACCACAAGGGGTGGACGGCGGTCGCGAAGCACAAAGACCCGTGGGCGGGATCGTCCCACGGGCTGGACGACGACGTGTGGGAACTGTACGACGTCGAGAAGGACTGGACGCAGTCTCACGATCTCGCCGCGGAAGAGCCGGAGAGACTCGCGCATCTGCAGAGGCTCTTCCTCATCCAGGCGGCGCGCTTCAACGTGCTGCCCCTCGACATCCGCTCCGCCGAGAGGATGAATCCCGACATCGCCGGGCGTCCGCAGCTCGTGGTCAGCGACTCGCAGAAGTTCTATCCGGGGATGAAGCGTCTCAGCGAGAACACGTCGATCAATATCAAGAACAAGTCCTGGACGGTCACTGCGCAGGTCCGCATCCCTGACGGTGAGGCCTCAGGCGTGCTGCTCGCGCAGGGCGGTGCCTATGGCGGTTGGTCGTTCTATGCGGTCGACGGAATGCTCGCCTTCGCGTACAACCTGCTGGGCATCGACGTCGACATCGTGCGCTCCTCGACGCAGATACCCGCGGATGCGACGGAGCTCCGCGCGCACTTCGCCTATGACGGCGGTGGGCTGGCGAAGGGCGGCACAGTGACGCTGTCGGCCGACGGCTCCGTCATCGGCGAGGGGCGGGTGAAGAGGACCATCCCGTTCCAGTTCACGTTCGACGAGACGGTCGACGTCGGCGCTGATCTCGCCTCGCCCGTCTCCCCGGACTACGGACCGACGGGGAACGCGTTCTCGGGTGACATCGAGTGGGTGCGCATCGACCTCGGTGACGACGATCACTCCCATCTCATCGACGACGAGCACCGGCTCGCGGTGGCGATGTTGAAGCAGTAG